Proteins from a single region of Paraflavitalea devenefica:
- a CDS encoding VCBS repeat-containing protein — protein MLRIPCLYILLLTALACRQEKTPALFTQLPASETGIHFSNDLQENDSSQSFINEFGYMGGGVGIGDFNKDGLPDIFFTGNQVSCRLYINKGNHHFEDITEQAGLHTQVWATGVSVVDINNDGYDDIYVSVFGKNLSQRAANLLFINQRNGHFTESAAEYGLADTSYSTQAVFTDYDRDGDLDMYLANYLLNGPNANTIYPRNRTGHSPANDKLYRNDGIPAGGTHPVFTDVTLAAGIKDDGYGLGVSVSDFNHDQWPDIYVANDFLSDDILWLNNHDGTFTNVVARSMHHQSYSSMGSDAADINNDGLPDLVTLDMMPETNQRRKTTFSFMNYERYQAERAAGYEPGFMRNMLQLNNGCYKAGDTSIPFFSEIGQMAGIATTDWSWSVLMADFDNDGWKDMHITNGIGRDFINADFIEFSSTVFANKRSPQEQRQLINAKLASLNHINLPNYLYLNNRNYTFTDASAQAGIDEPSMSNGAAWADLDNDGDLDMVVNNINKAAFVFINNTIQPGRPVNAHYLGIVLRGDSTNPHGFGAKVLLHSQGQVQMQEQNPVRGYFSSVDQRLFFGLGKESARIQHSASSSQKPSIVSIDSIEVIWPNEKRQVLRNVPADTSLTLFVKNAQAPGAHPVEPMPVFEEASLATHIAYKHTEGIYNDFASQRLLPQKYSQLGPFITTADVNKDGLADFFVGGAFNFSGRLFIQQANGTFASRALTDSVKMQEDLDCLFFDADADGDQDLLTGTGDVRFEETSVYNQPALYVNDGKGNFKVSPSAIPAHVRTIAGCISAGDYDHDGLPDLFIGGRVSRQYPLSPKSFVLHNNKGSFSDVTATVCAALQQPGMITGAVWTDIDNDQQTDLIIAGEWMPVRFFKNNRGRLQEVTQATGLQQMEGMWRSLAAADVDGDGDTDLVAGNMGLNCDFRVSKEEPMHLYAKDMDGNGSIDPIPFYYFKDNKGKRASFPAINRRQFADQVPAIKKQFLYHRDYAQASFAAIFPGKAKDSLLQLVCDETASCWLENIGNGKFVKRYLPAEAQFAPVNAIICDDIDGDGTLDLLLAGNEYQAEVMTGRYDASWGCYLRGQKNKQFKAVPPAASGFILNGDVKDLAVVKMKNGDRVVVAGVNNDVLKVFSTGGKPAATYLTLRIASGSPPDDLRK, from the coding sequence ATGTTAAGAATTCCTTGCTTGTACATCCTGTTATTAACAGCTCTTGCCTGCAGGCAGGAAAAAACGCCTGCCCTCTTCACGCAGTTGCCGGCATCGGAAACCGGTATTCATTTCAGCAACGATCTGCAGGAGAACGATTCCTCCCAATCCTTCATCAATGAATTTGGCTATATGGGAGGTGGGGTAGGTATTGGTGATTTTAATAAAGACGGGTTGCCCGATATTTTCTTTACCGGCAACCAGGTAAGCTGCCGCCTCTATATCAATAAAGGAAATCATCATTTTGAAGATATTACAGAACAGGCCGGGCTGCATACGCAGGTATGGGCTACCGGTGTGAGCGTAGTGGATATCAACAATGATGGTTACGATGATATTTATGTATCGGTGTTCGGCAAAAACCTTTCACAACGTGCCGCCAACCTGCTGTTCATTAACCAACGCAACGGGCATTTTACAGAATCGGCTGCGGAATATGGACTGGCCGATACCAGCTATTCCACGCAGGCTGTTTTTACCGACTATGACCGGGATGGCGACCTGGATATGTACCTGGCCAATTACCTGCTGAACGGCCCGAATGCCAATACGATCTATCCCCGTAACCGTACCGGCCATTCTCCGGCCAATGATAAGCTATACAGGAATGACGGTATACCTGCAGGAGGTACCCATCCGGTATTTACGGATGTTACGCTGGCGGCTGGTATCAAAGATGATGGGTATGGACTGGGCGTTTCTGTCAGCGATTTTAACCATGATCAGTGGCCGGATATCTATGTGGCCAATGATTTCCTGTCGGATGATATCCTATGGCTCAATAACCATGACGGTACCTTTACCAATGTTGTTGCCCGCAGTATGCATCACCAGAGTTATTCCAGTATGGGATCTGATGCGGCCGATATCAATAATGATGGCCTGCCCGACCTGGTAACACTGGATATGATGCCGGAAACCAATCAGCGGCGTAAGACCACTTTCTCTTTTATGAACTATGAACGCTACCAGGCCGAACGGGCGGCGGGGTATGAGCCGGGTTTTATGCGCAACATGCTCCAACTGAATAATGGCTGCTACAAGGCTGGTGATACCAGTATACCGTTCTTTAGTGAGATAGGTCAAATGGCGGGGATCGCTACTACCGACTGGAGCTGGAGTGTACTGATGGCCGACTTTGACAATGACGGGTGGAAAGACATGCATATCACCAATGGCATTGGCCGGGATTTTATCAATGCCGATTTTATAGAGTTCAGTTCTACCGTATTTGCCAATAAGAGAAGTCCGCAGGAACAGCGCCAGCTCATCAATGCGAAACTGGCTTCGCTGAACCATATTAACCTCCCCAACTACCTTTACCTCAATAACCGAAATTATACGTTTACAGATGCTTCTGCCCAGGCGGGCATTGATGAACCTTCCATGTCTAACGGGGCCGCGTGGGCCGACCTCGACAATGACGGCGATCTCGACATGGTAGTGAATAACATCAATAAAGCAGCCTTTGTGTTTATCAACAATACCATTCAACCTGGCAGGCCTGTTAATGCCCACTACCTGGGGATTGTATTGAGAGGGGATAGTACCAACCCGCATGGCTTTGGCGCCAAAGTATTGTTGCATAGCCAGGGGCAGGTACAAATGCAGGAACAGAACCCCGTGAGGGGATACTTCTCCTCAGTAGATCAGCGATTGTTTTTTGGATTGGGAAAAGAGTCAGCAAGAATCCAGCATTCAGCATCCAGTAGCCAGAAGCCTTCGATAGTTAGCATAGACTCCATTGAAGTGATATGGCCAAATGAAAAAAGGCAGGTGTTGAGAAATGTCCCGGCCGATACTTCACTGACACTATTTGTAAAAAATGCGCAGGCGCCAGGGGCACATCCGGTGGAGCCTATGCCGGTTTTTGAAGAGGCTTCGCTGGCTACCCATATTGCTTATAAGCACACAGAAGGCATTTACAATGATTTTGCCAGCCAACGTTTACTGCCGCAAAAATATTCGCAGTTAGGTCCTTTTATTACGACAGCCGATGTAAACAAAGATGGCCTTGCCGATTTCTTCGTGGGAGGCGCTTTTAACTTCTCCGGCAGGCTCTTTATCCAGCAGGCCAACGGCACTTTTGCTTCACGGGCCCTTACAGATAGTGTGAAGATGCAGGAAGACCTGGATTGCCTGTTCTTTGATGCCGATGCAGATGGCGACCAGGACCTGTTGACCGGTACCGGTGATGTACGCTTTGAAGAAACGTCGGTGTATAACCAACCTGCATTATATGTGAATGATGGCAAGGGGAATTTTAAGGTGAGCCCGTCTGCTATTCCTGCTCATGTACGTACCATAGCCGGCTGTATAAGTGCCGGTGACTATGATCATGATGGCTTACCCGACCTGTTTATTGGTGGCCGTGTATCCCGGCAATATCCCTTATCGCCCAAAAGCTTTGTACTGCACAACAACAAAGGTTCATTCAGTGATGTAACAGCTACTGTTTGTGCTGCCCTGCAGCAACCGGGGATGATCACCGGTGCTGTGTGGACAGATATAGATAATGATCAGCAAACCGACCTGATAATAGCCGGCGAATGGATGCCTGTACGTTTCTTTAAGAATAACAGGGGACGTTTGCAGGAGGTCACTCAGGCTACCGGTTTACAACAGATGGAAGGCATGTGGCGAAGCCTGGCAGCCGCTGACGTGGACGGCGATGGAGATACCGACCTGGTGGCCGGCAATATGGGGCTGAATTGTGATTTCCGCGTAAGTAAGGAAGAACCCATGCACCTATATGCTAAAGATATGGACGGCAATGGCAGTATTGATCCGATACCTTTTTATTACTTCAAAGACAACAAGGGTAAGCGGGCGTCTTTCCCGGCCATTAACCGCAGGCAGTTTGCCGACCAGGTACCTGCTATCAAAAAGCAGTTTCTCTATCATAGGGATTATGCACAGGCTTCCTTTGCGGCCATCTTTCCGGGTAAAGCAAAAGACAGCCTGCTACAACTGGTGTGTGATGAAACTGCCAGTTGCTGGCTGGAAAACATCGGCAATGGAAAATTTGTAAAGCGTTACCTGCCGGCAGAGGCGCAGTTTGCTCCTGTTAATGCGATCATCTGCGACGATATTGACGGGGATGGTACCCTTGATCTGTTGCTGGCAGGCAATGAATACCAGGCGGAGGTGATGACAGGCCGGTATGATGCTTCCTGGGGATGTTACCTGC